In Vicinamibacteria bacterium, the genomic window CATATCCCGGGATTCCCATGGCGCCGGCCCGAAGCAGCCCCGTCTTACTTCGTGCCGTCTCTCTTCGCCATGAAGCGGAGGAGATCCACGCAGCGGTTCGAGTAGCCCCACTCGTTGTCGTACCAGGCCAGGACCTTGAAGAAGCGTTTCTCGCCCTTCAGGTTGTTCTGGAGCGTGGCCAGCGAGTCGTAGATGGACGAGCGGTCGTCGTGGATCAAGTCCGTAGAGACGACCTCCTCGTTGCAGTAGCCGAGGATATTCTTGAGGTAGGTCGCGCTCGCCTTCTCCATGAGGCCGTCGATCTCCTCGATCGAGGTCTCCTTGACCGAGCGGAAGGTCAGGTCGACGACGGAGACGTTCGGAGTCGGCACGCGGAAGGACATGCCGGTGAGCCTGCCCTTGGTGGCGGGGAGCACCTCGCCCACGGCCTTCGCTGCACCGGTCGTGGAGGGGATGATGTTGATCGCCGCCGCGCGGCCCCCGCGCCAGTCCTTCTTCGAGGGGCCGTCCACCGTCTTCTGTGTCGCCGTGTAACTGTGGATCGTCGTCATGAGGCCGGTCTCGATCCCGACGCCCTCCTTCAGCAGGACGTGCACCAAGGGCGCCAGGCAGTTCGTCGTGCACGACGCGTTCGACACGACGTGGTGCTGGGCAGGATCGTAGTCACCCTCGTTCACGCCCATCACGAGCGTCTTCATCCCGCCCTTGCCCGGTGCCGAGATGATGACCTTCTTCGCCCCGGCCGAGAGGTGGCCATTGGCCTTCTCGAGGTCGGTGAAGAGGCCGGAGCACTCCAGAACGTAATCGGCTCCGAGCTGCTTCCACGGCAGCTGGCTCGGGTCCTTGGCGGCCAGGACGCACTTCACCTCGTCGCCGCCGACGATGAGCACGTCGTGGCCCTCCGCCTCGGGGCTGCTCTTCTTCGTCGAGAGCG contains:
- the gap gene encoding type I glyceraldehyde-3-phosphate dehydrogenase, which gives rise to MAIRVGINGFGRIGRLVFQALCDQGLLGKEIDVVGVVDIVTDADYFAYQMKYDSVHGRFKHTLSTKKSSPEAEGHDVLIVGGDEVKCVLAAKDPSQLPWKQLGADYVLECSGLFTDLEKANGHLSAGAKKVIISAPGKGGMKTLVMGVNEGDYDPAQHHVVSNASCTTNCLAPLVHVLLKEGVGIETGLMTTIHSYTATQKTVDGPSKKDWRGGRAAAINIIPSTTGAAKAVGEVLPATKGRLTGMSFRVPTPNVSVVDLTFRSVKETSIEEIDGLMEKASATYLKNILGYCNEEVVSTDLIHDDRSSIYDSLATLQNNLKGEKRFFKVLAWYDNEWGYSNRCVDLLRFMAKRDGTK